GATGTAATCAGGTTTTACATGTTATTTGAGGCTCATTTTCTTCTAATTTCATCATGGATTTGGATGTATGCTATGTTTACCTTTGTCAATACCTCTGGCATCTGGTTTTGGCAGTAGTATGGTCTCTGCTGTCAACTCACTTTAGTTTTCTGACTTGCAAGTGCGCATTGGGGTTATCTACTTGATATCTGGCTTTGGCGGCAGTGTCCTGTCTGCTCTTTTCCTACACAGTAACTACATCTCTGTTGGTGCCTCTGGGGCTTTGTTTGGCCTCCTTGGATCAATGCTTTCAGAGCTTATTATGAACTGGACTATCTATTCCAACAAGGTCAGCAGAAGGCCTTTCATACTGTTTTGCTTAAGTTTTTCTCTGTGTTTTTTCCTGGCCAAATTTCAGTCAATTCACTCTTGCAGGCAGCGGCAATCATAACTCTACTTTTTATAATTGCAATTAACCTGGCCATTGGGATATTACCTCATGCTGATAATTTTGCCCACATTGGTGGCTTTGCTTCTGGATTTCTTCTTGGATTCGTGCTGCTGGCAAGACCTCAATTTGGCTGGATGGAACGCAGCGAGCTACCTCAGACTAATCAACCTCCAAAGTACAAATTGTACCAGTATGTCTTGTGGGTTGCTGCACTCCTCTTGCTGGTAGTTGGGTAAGTTGCAACCATCCTAGGATAATTACACTAAAGATCACATCTCGCTTGTAATAGGCAATGTGGTATCCACATACCATAATTGCCTTGGGCTTATGCATTGTTGCAAACTAATGCCAAACAACTACTATCTCCATTCAGTAAAAGGTGTTGTTTCAGATATGTAAAATAAGCATAGTACAAGGTTTGCTCTACTGTCTAAACTACCATCTTTTAGTGTCATAGATAAGTGATGTTTTTGGGGCTGTCTTAAGTAATAATCACTACAAACCTTGACTAGAAATACTCTTCCTGTGTTGGGTCTGAATGTTTGGAAATGATACAAGTAGATTGTTTTCCAAAAGATTCATCAGATATATTTTTGCCTGTTCAATATGCTATGGTAAAATAAAAAGTAGGAGCCAAAGTTTATTTTGGCTTAAGACAAGTCCAAATTTAGTGATTGGACGTAGCACTTTGTATGAGCAATGATGATTCTTTTCCTTAATAATCGAAACTTGAAGCATTGACAAATGTGGCTTTACGTTGCAGATTTGTGATTATCTTGGTCATGCTCTTCAAGGGTAAGAACGGGAACGATAGCTGCCACTGGTGCCATTACCTGAACTGCGTACCAACATCCAGATGGAAGTGCGATACATAGCTTGCTATATTCTGCAAAGTATATGCTTCTTGAGGGagcagattttttttattttttatttttattttttttatgttggTGTGTTTGTGGAAATGTACGACGAAATGTGTCCTCCTCCACCTGACCATCCTGCACTTGTGCCCTAATTCTCCCTGGTTCTTTGAAGTACAAATGTTTCAGAATTGTAGCTCGAGCTTGTAACTGTTGATTTCAGCGCAATTGCTATATTtgattctctcacaacaaatcaacatcaGCCGCTGAAACAATCCAACGAACATGATGAGAAACACTAGCTTCACTTGATAACTGTGGACGGCAAATATAAAGCATGTAGATTTTTTGAGTGTCTACGCACTGGGGACTAGAGAGTTGAAAGATTGCCAAAGCTCAATTGCATTTTATGACGATGAGCTTCAGGTTTGTTTGAAAGATTGAATTGTCTTGCTTTTGAAGAGAACATAAACGAACTTCCAAATTAGACATTGCTCTTCTCTAGACTCCATTGCCGGCAGCAAGGCATATACCAAGTCAGTTCCTTGTGGCTACAGATGCTTTCAGCccccggccttgtttagataaacccaaaactttataagattctccgtcacatcgaatcttacggcacatacataaagtattaaaaatagataaaaagaataactaattgcacagtttacttgtaaatcacgagacaaatctagttactttataattagacaatatttgttaaataaaaacaaaaatactacagtatcaaaatttaaaaactttttacatCGGCAAAGCGTCCTCCATCATCGGCTTCGTGAACAGGGACCAACGCTTTTCCTTTCTCCTCTTCTACCGCCGCGGCATCCTTGTTTCGCAAGAAGATAGGAAAAGCCGCTGTCGATGGCGTTTTACGCCCATGCCCCTACTCCTCTCCGATCCAGTCATCCAGCGCTTCAACACGCAAGCGTTCGCGAGGGCACCGGCGTCATTTCCGGCGTCTGTCGTTCTCGCGCAGGCCCACCGCTGACGACGGCCCACCACGGCCCGCGAGACGGCGAGAGGAGAGCAATAAGAAAGCACCACATCGCCCCCCGACCACACTTGAATTAACACGCACGGCTCCGCTGCTTCGCGACTCCTCTCCGGCTCTCCGCACCGCCCCCCACAAACCTCCTCGCCGTTGCATCGCCGCGGCGGCCCCCCCAGGCCGCTGCGCCTCCAGCCATGGCGCGGCCGCCGCAGGAGGCGATCGACACCTTCGTCAGCATCACGGGCGCCGACGAGGCCGCCGCCATCCGCGTGCTCGAGGTGAGGACGCGTGCCCGCccctcccttcccttcccttccccgtCTCTACCCATTGGTGGTACGGTACCGGCTTTTTTTGGGGATTCGTTGCTCGGGGTTTCGGGCTAGGGTTCGGCTTCGGCTCCGCACGGCGTGGGTTCGTTAGATGGCGTGTGCGGGGCCGTGGCGGATTGGGTGTGGCTGTGTGAGATGCGCGACTTGAACCCGGGGTTTCGTGTGCGTAATCGTAATCGCTTCCCTGTGGGTTTAGGGGTCGCAGAAATTGCGGAATTTGAGTTTGTAAAGAGTGTAATGCATGGGAggttttctgtttttttttttgagggaatcATAGAGCCTTTCATTCATTCTATCTCAGAGGGAATACAATCCGCGATTGCTAGATCAGCTAGCCAATCCGGTATTACATCAAGCCAAAAAGAGGAGCGTTCAGTAGCATAGATCGTGGCTGCACACACATGAGCAGCCGCGTTTGCATCTCTACCCACCCAACACACCTGGAAATTGGAAAAACCTTTCCCTAGCTCTATGATATCAAGACATAAGCTGCCAATGGTGGATTGATGCGCGCGCTTAGTTTTTAGTTTGCATTTGTACTGTGTGAAATGCCGAGACTTCACTGGATCGGGGCGGACGAACAGAGTAAAGCGGATGCATCAGATCTCATCAAATGTTGTAACTGTGAATTCCCAAATTGTTTAACCGGAGAACTAAGCTGTGAGTTCATTTGTGTTAAATTCTGTTGGAGGCTCAGTTTCTGGAATGTTAGAttgagggggtgtttagttcaaaaaaaaaaatgcaaaatgcaaaatgccaactatTTTGGAATGGTGGAAtgcaaaatacaaaattttCAGTGTCATGTTTTGAGGGGCggccggccttgtttagttctcaaaaaattttgcaaaatttttcagattccccgtcacatcgaatctttagacgcatgcatggagtattaaatatagatgaaaataaaaactaattgcacagtttggtcggaattgacgagacgaatcttttgagcctagttagtccatgattggacaatatttatcaaatacaaacgaaattggtactattcacattttgcaaaaatatTTTGCAATGAGGATCATTTTGGGTTTTTTTgccctcttgaggccaaaatccaaaatggagaataaggccttgtttagttccaaaaaattttgggaaattgacactgtagcactttcgtttgtatttgacaaatattgtctaatcatggactaactaggcttaaaagattcgtctcgtcaatttcgaccaaactgtgcaattaatttttatttttatctatatttaatactccatgcatgcgtctaaagattcgatgtgacggggaatctgaaaaattttgcaaaatttttcaggaactaaacaaggcctaaaactacctttttgccaaaaaatttgcatggtgtttagttccattttgcaaaatggacgaccaaaacccaaatttttttgggaaaaaaggggaactaaacaccccctgagTCGATTAGGTGAGGGAAAAACAGTTGGGATGTTTGTTTGTGGGGTCAAGAATGTTGTTGTCTACTGCCTGGTTGAAGGTTTGCATTATGGTCCTGTTTGAGTTTGTAATAATGCCGAGTTAAGAGAGCTGACTGAAATACTTCAATATATCAATATATTTCAGAATGTGTGCTAAATTATTGAGCACGTGACATGATTTGAGCACATAAGGTCCAGCTGATTTGTCTTAGAACTAATGGTGCAGTTGAATCTGTAATCTACAGTCTGAATTGAATTGTTTCTGTCTCTGTGATGAAGATAGGTTTCTAGTTCATGTATTTCGCATATCTTTTTATGTAGTAAATATTTTCTGTCAGTCAGCTGTTCTGTATTCATCCAGTTTTCTGCATCAAACTTGGTCCTTAACTAAAAAAGTTATCATGAATAAATACTCTATCAGATTGCAAATATATTCTGTTTAGGGCATTTCCATGTCCTCCATGGAAAGAATGTTATTTAAAACGAATAAATAATTAGCATTCAGTGTGCTGCATTTTAACCCCTAGTGGTTTTAACTTCATTAAATGATGCAAGTTACTCTCAGTCAAATAGTTTAACTGAAGAAATGTAGTGCAGATATATTACACATAATCATAATCATTGTTAACTATAAATGTGACTGCCTTTTTGGACTCATATTAGCTACAACAGCTGACCATTTTTTTTTACTCAGGAACATGGTCACAATTTAAATGAAGCTGTGAATGCTTATTTTAATGAGGGAGATAGGACCACGTATGCTTTCATTCTCTTAACTTCTATGTATTTCTCCACATGGTATTTTTTTCCCGTTCCATTTGATGTGACTGAAATTCTCAAACGAATGATTTTCAGCACCAGAATCAATCAAAATCCTGTGCCTGCCACTTCtagttatgatgacatgatggaGCTGGATGAACCACTTGATCCCATGTTCAACAGACCTTTGTTCCCTAGAACTTTGGGCAACCCTTTTGCACTTTTGGATCCAGGTTTTGCTGACTTAACTGCTGGTGATATATTTGGACGTGGACCCCGAGTTACACAACCTAGGGACGTGAGGCAGATACCTATTGAAGTTAAGGACAGCAATACTCAATCAGGCAGTTCTGGTCAGGGTCCAATTATTGAGGATGTTACTGGACGTGAATCTTATTATGGTCCAGAGGTCCATGGGACTGTTATAGTTGATGAAGATGACGAAGACTTACCATCAACACCATCTGCTCATGATCCTATGATCCCAAGCAGCGCCTCGCACCCAAACCATTCCATGCCAAGTGCGCCTCCAGTGGTTGATGTTAGTGGCTATAACAATGATATAGAAGAGGAGATGATCCGGGCAGCAATTGAAGCTTCAAAAAGGGAATCTGAAGGCATGAAAAATGTAAACTTCTGCTTTTGGGTTTCGATTTTACATCTGCTTATACAAACTTTTTAACAAAATCTATTGCGCACAGGTTCTAAGCAGTGGTGAGTCTGAAAACACGACACGTGGCAGAGGTGATGATGAGCTTGCTCGGGCAGTTTCTTTGTCCTTGGAGGTAGCCTTTTAACTTCTAAGATGTAGCTCTGTATTTTTGTTCATATACCTATATCCACATTGTGTTTTTTTATGTGGCTACCAGACAGCAGAGCGAGAGAGAGCTCTGCGCCAAGAGGGAATTTATGCAGCAGATCACTCTCCTGACTTATCTGATAAAGAAGGCGACCAAGGAGGAAGTCATGAAAGGTGAACACAATTTTCAAAATGTGTAGAATAGTGGTCGTGTGTGGGTTATTACTTATTCATAATCAATTAATGTCTCAATTTATGTTCCCCTACCATTTGTTTTTTCTGGTAGGCTTTCATTTGCATGGAAGCCATGCATCGTGCGGGATGTGATACTGTTTCCCTGTTTATGTGGGTCATTTTCATGCAATGTTTTTAGCCAGCCTTTACCTATACAACCTTTGTAAGGATAATCCGTGTCTAATTGGAATATACTTGATAGCGACTGATTCCTCATACATGTCCATTCTTATTGTAGGCGAGGACTAACCGCAGGGAGAGTTGGAACTTCTGAGCAAACAGTAGATGAAGAGAACTTCCAATTGGACAGTGAAGATGATGACGAACAACCTTTAGTTAGGATTCGTTCTAGGCGATTGCGAGGCAGAACTACGGAGCCAGCAGAAACTGTACAAAGGCTTGACAACCCCCCCTCAAGTCCTCAACCTCATGTTCAAATTGGTCATCAGCATAGTGGGGGTTTTCCTTCAGAAGAGGTATTCAGTTCCCATCATGCCTCTAGTGAGCTATGGTCTGCAAAATTGTAGTTTCATCAACTCATAGTGTTGTTTTAATTTCCTTGAAAAGTGGGGTGGTATTTCTTCTGAAGAGCATGATGAAGCTCTTATGCTTGAGGCTGCAATGTTTGGTGGGATTCCTGAAGGAGCACCATATCCATTTTCCTTCCCAGCCCGTGGCAGGTCGACTCGCTATC
This window of the Sorghum bicolor cultivar BTx623 chromosome 7, Sorghum_bicolor_NCBIv3, whole genome shotgun sequence genome carries:
- the LOC110436920 gene encoding plant UBX domain-containing protein 8-like, translated to MARPPQEAIDTFVSITGADEAAAIRVLEEHGHNLNEAVNAYFNEGDRTTTRINQNPVPATSSYDDMMELDEPLDPMFNRPLFPRTLGNPFALLDPGFADLTAGDIFGRGPRVTQPRDVRQIPIEVKDSNTQSGSSGQGPIIEDVTGRESYYGPEVHGTVIVDEDDEDLPSTPSAHDPMIPSSASHPNHSMPSAPPVVDVSGYNNDIEEEMIRAAIEASKRESEGMKNVLSSGESENTTRGRGDDELARAVSLSLETAERERALRQEGIYAADHSPDLSDKEGDQGGSHERRGLTAGRVGTSEQTVDEENFQLDSEDDDEQPLVRIRSRRLRGRTTEPAETVQRLDNPPSSPQPHVQIGHQHSGGFPSEEWGGISSEEHDEALMLEAAMFGGIPEGAPYPFSFPARGRSTRYPQVARPPSPSLTAQRLLREQQDDEYLAALQADREKELKAAQEAELRRVEEAAAREAALERQKKEEEEKLKKQREEEELESELEAKQASLPKEPLQNDEGAVTVVVRMPDGSRRGRRFLKSDKLQYLFDFIDIGRTFKPGTYRLVRSYPRRAFTEGESQMSLSDLGLTSKQEALFLEKLSA
- the LOC8057858 gene encoding RHOMBOID-like protein 2, which encodes MATGGGQQGKAAGYYQYPASYSYAGAAAAAAEEERRWWPWLVPTVLVACIAVFAAEMFVNDCPRHGSALGGGAGSGCVAAGLLRRFSFQPLRENPLFGPSSATLEKMGALNWAKVVHEHQGWRLISCIWLHAGLVHLVVNMLSLLFIGIRLEQQFGFVRIGVIYLISGFGGSVLSALFLHSNYISVGASGALFGLLGSMLSELIMNWTIYSNKAAAIITLLFIIAINLAIGILPHADNFAHIGGFASGFLLGFVLLARPQFGWMERSELPQTNQPPKYKLYQYVLWVAALLLLVVGFVIILVMLFKGKNGNDSCHWCHYLNCVPTSRWKCDT